One stretch of Pomacea canaliculata isolate SZHN2017 linkage group LG11, ASM307304v1, whole genome shotgun sequence DNA includes these proteins:
- the LOC112575135 gene encoding influenza virus NS1A-binding protein-like — MSDHTMSFLANGNGESHTTNGHSHLVVNGVSMTNGKSSSPPTSSNFALPLRRNKGQAGDDEEEGLNFKAPDHHKDLLAAMLSLQREHQFCDATLRVGERELPVHRAVLAAASPVLFELFSRAGDLHHTGAMYKLKHISFQTFKYILDYMYTGRLHVTAEEVGDVYKTARALRVEQVARACSTFLASRLTPANCLGVRKCACEDEEFRGLVDDFIQRNIDKIINNKHFYGLPDLKVEIIGAEEALERGGSERQLFNLVLEWARTNVDESKPKVELLTEEVNVLYLNTENHLQDCKEVNDSTISEDDMVSDYKKHSRRRSVRKQSPDSGEHSQIMNGGKALPFHKFSISPERSPADNEWSVIAISKQGESSYVGLAVLFGKTMTISLHLRHHATPTIPQAGVKLAAQVLDRGDQAVTLKPLETMATSRCAFGACLWNDSIVVFGGYDRGQCLVSVEAYSIKDDRWSQLPSMKNPRARFGAAAIGDRLYAIGGSDGTQDLDSVHCLDFSANKWKAIASLNVPRSSVGAAELNGQLYCVGGSEGQRRLASCEMYDLNKGTWTFFASLNIARYQAAVSTFTGGLVAVGGTDSWNCLSSVEIYNLGTNTWTIVSPLNSARRGAGIAVFGDKLWVIGGSDGVSSLRTTEFYDEDSETWTYGPQLNVPRANVSAVSLQGSLYAIGGFSGKKFLNTMEVLCEDKHQWCGFLPLKKQNGQAGAEAVKDDRKDVKCQQNGDISGTES; from the exons ATGTCAGACCACACCATGTCATTCCTTGCCAATGGTAACGGTGAGAGCCACACCACAAATGGCCATTCACACCTTGTAGTCAATGGTGTCTCTATGACCAATGGAAAGTCCTCTTCCCCACCAACATCTTCCAACTTCGCTTTGCCTCTGCGACGAAACAAGGGTCAAGCAggggatgatgaggaggaaggtCTAAATTTCAAGGCACCAGATCATCACAAAGACCTGCTGGCAGCCATGTTATCTCTGCAACGTGAACATCAGTTTTGTGATGCTACATTGAGGGttggagagagggag CTGCCAGTCCACCGTGCAGTGCTAGCTGCAGCCTCACCTGTGCTGTTTGAGCTGTTCTCTCGTGCGGGGGACCTGCATCACACGGGCGCCATGTATAAACTGAAACATATCAGCTTCCAGACATTCAAATATATCCTTGACTACATGTACACTGGCAG GCTGCACGTGACGGCTGAGGAGGTAGGAGATGTGTACAAAACGGCCAGGGCTCTGCGCGTGGAGCAGGTGGCCCGCGCCTGCTCCACATTCCTGGCTTCTCGCCTCACTCCTGCCAACTGTCTAG GTGTGCGCAAGTGTGCTTGTGAGGATGAAGAGTTCCGTGGCCTGGTTGATGACtttattcaaagaaatattgacaagatcatcaacaacaagcatTTTTACGGATTACCTGACCTCAAAGTGGAAATAATAG GAGCTGAGGAGGCCTTGGAACGTGGTGGGAGTGAGCGCCAGTTGTTTAATCTGGTGCTGGAGTGGGCACGAACCAATGTTGATGAGTCAAAACCCAAGGTGGAATTGCTGACTGAGGAG GTGAATGTGCTCTACCTGAACACTGAGAACCATCTTCAGGATTGCAAGGAGGTCAATGATTCTACAATCTCTGAAGACGATATGGTGTCTGACTACAAGAAGCATTCTCGCAGAAGG AGTGTCCGTAAACAAAGCCCTGACAGTGGAGAGCACAGTCAGATTATGAATGGTGGCAAAGCCCTTCCCTTCCACAAGTTTAGCATCAGTCCAGAACGTTCTCCAGCAGATAATGAGTGGTCTGTCATTGCTATCTCAAAACAGGGTG AAAGTTCTTATGTGGGCCTGGCAGTCCTGTTTGGCAAGACCATGACTATTTCTCTACACCTGCGACACCATGCCACACCCACCATTCCACAGGCAGGTGTGAAGTTGGCTGCTCAAGTTTTAGACAGAGGGGACCAAGCAGTCACGTTGAAGCCTTTGGAGACCATGGCAACATCACGCTGTGCTTTTGGAGCGTGTCTGTGGAATGATAGCATTGTGGTGTTTG GTGGTTATGATCGTGGCCAATGCCTTGTCTCAGTAGAAGCTTACAGCATAAAAGATGACCGCTGGTCACAACTGCCAAGCATGAAGAATCCTAGAGCTCGCTTTGGGGCAGCAGCTATTGGAGATCGTTTGTATGCCATAGGAGGCTCAGATGGAACACAAGATCTGGATTCCGTACATTGTCTTGACTTCTCAGCCAATAAATGGAAAGCCATTGCATCCCTTAACGTACCCAGATCTTCAGTAG GTGCTGCTGAGCTGAATGGACAACTGTACTGTGTTGGAGGCAGTGAGGGGCAGAGACGTCTGGCATCCTGTGAGATGTATGATTTGAATAAAGGAACCTGGACTTTCTTTGCATCACTTAACATag CTCGTTACCAAGCTGCTGTAAGTACCTTTACTGGAGGTCTTGTGGCTGTTGGAGGAACAGATTCATGGAACTGTCTGTCCTCTGTGGAAATCTACAACCTTGGCACCAACACTTGGACCATTGTTTCCCCACTAAATAGCGCACGGCGAGGGGCAGGGATTGCTGTTTTTGGGG ACAAACTCTGGGTCATTGGAGGAAGTGATGGTGTCAGTTCTTTGCGAACAACAGAATTCTATGATGAGGACTCTGAGACCTGGACATATGGGCCTCAGCTGAATGTTCCCCGTGCCAACGTGTCTGCTGTGAGCCTGCAGGGCAGCCTATATGCCATTGGAGGGTTTTCTGGCAAAAAATTCCTTAACACCATGGAAGTACTCTGTGAAGACAAGCACCAGTGGTGTGGGTTCTTGCCTCTAAAAAAGCAGAATGGCCAAGCTGGTGCAGAGGCAGTAAAAGACGACAGAAAAG ATGTTAAGTGCCAGCAGAATGGTGACATTTCTGGTACAGAGTCATGA